ATTGCCACGTGGATGAACGGCTTTGCGTCTGTGTCGATCTTTCCTTCGTCCATCAATTGTCCAAGTCCAGTTGTGATGATCGTCGTATCCAATGTGAACATGTCGAATTGTTCGCCAAGCAACGCATCGTCAGGATTAGCCAAGTCTGCCTCAACCTGAGCGTCAGATGCCAGAGTTTCATTGTAGCCCTTGAGATTGCCATCGAGAATCCAATCGAAGCAATCGGTAAGAGGAGCATCCGGATTCTCGGATCGCCAACTTCGCCATTCGTAGTAGGCATCGCTGCCCTCATCGCTCCCAAACGGGGCGGCCTCGTCAACGCAGTCCCAGAACAACGGCTCACGCATCAGTTCCCGTGCGCGAGGGTGGGCGGTTTCAGGTTCGTTGAACGGATCGTGATCAGTCACAGGATTCGACTTAGTGGCAGAACGTCACCAATCACCCGGCGGCGACGAGAGATTGGCCATTTTCGAAACGCCCGACTTCGCCGCTCGGGTGCATTGGATTGTTCTGCCTCTACTACGCATCCGAGTTGAGGTTGTAGTCCAGTAGT
This is a stretch of genomic DNA from Allorhodopirellula heiligendammensis. It encodes these proteins:
- a CDS encoding molybdate metabolism regulator; amino-acid sequence: MTDHDPFNEPETAHPRARELMREPLFWDCVDEAAPFGSDEGSDAYYEWRSWRSENPDAPLTDCFDWILDGNLKGYNETLASDAQVEADLANPDDALLGEQFDMFTLDTTIITTGLGQLMDEGKIDTDAKPFIHVAIKRQRNFSAGHYDSTTLDAIARVVDES